The [Pantoea] beijingensis genomic sequence ATTTTACTGATAAAAGTGGTGAACACATAACGCTCCGTCCTGAGGGAACCAGCGGATGTATGCGTGCCGTGCTGGAAAATAATATGTGTTACAACAAATCTCAGCGTTTGTGGTATCAGGGGCCCATGTTTCGCTATGAACGACCGCAAAAAGGTCGGCTACGCCAGTTTACACAATTTGGTGTCGAGGCCTTCGGCATGTCCGGTGCCGATGTTGATGCCGAGCTGATTTTTATGGTTCGTGATCTGTTTGAGGACTTAGGTATTACGCAAAACGTTCGTCTCGAAATTAACTCGCTTGGGACGCCTGCAGAACGACTGGCACATCGTCAGCAGCTCGTGCAGTGGTTCACTGACCATAAATCACAATTAGACGACGACAGTCTGAAACGTCTGGCCGTTAATCCATTACGTATCCTGGACAGTAAAAATCCGGAAATGCAGGCGATAATTGAGCAGGCTCCGCGTTTACTCGATTTCCTTGAAGAAGAGTCACGACAGCATTTTGCGACATTGCGGAAGTTACTCGATGAAGCGGGCATCGCTTATCGCATTAACCCGCGTCTGGTCAGGGGATTAGATTATTATTCTCGTACTGTCTTTGAGTGGATCACCGATGATTTGGGGTCGCAGGGAACCGTATGCGGTGGTGGCCGTTACGATGGCCTTGCTGAGCTTTTTAATGGCAAGAAGCTGCCTGCCTGTGGTTTTGCTATTGGTATCGAGCGCTTAATATTGTTGCTGCAAGTGGTTTATGGCGACCAGAATCCACAGTGGCAAACTCATCCTGATGTGGTCATCACCAGTGAGATGGATGACGACGGTGTCTGCGCGCAACTGCTGGCCTGCACGCTACGACGTGACTTGCCGAGCTTGAATATATTAACCGACTGTAGCGATGCGAAATTAAAACGTCAGCACCAAAATGCGCTTAAAAGTGGTTGCCGCTATATTATTACCGTTAATGCGGACAAACAAATTCGCTTTTGGAATTTGCAGGATAATAGACAGGAAACATTAATAATCGAAGAGATAAAGAAACAACTGTTATCTTCATGATATAGATAAAAACGATCCATTATATCTGGGCGTTTAGCAGCAGTAAAATGGCAAGTCTGAAGGGCCCGGTAATTTGTTCAGGTAGATTGCCGGGCGGTGAATGGTGCTTCCGGATAAATTTTTAATACGGCTATTAAAATCATGGGTTGCAGAGTAAGAAGTGGGGAGTAAATTTCTTATTTTTTCTTTTATGGTTTCTGTGATTTTTAATTTTCTGATAAGCAATAATTAAATTTATTCTTTATTATAAGAATTGTGTTGTCGTTATGACGAGAAAAAGTAGATTATTTGTTGATGGCATTCCTCATCTTGTGAAACTGTCCGGTCATAATAATGGCGTTATTTTTAAGGATGAGAATGATTTCCGGAGTTTCTTTGATTGCATTGAAAATGCATTAACTATCTATGCGATAAAATTACATGCCTATAATTTGTCCGCCCGGAAAATTTTATTACTGCTCTCCGCACCAGATAAGGAACGACTGGGACGTTTTATGCAGTACCTGAGTAAGGGGTACTCTCAGGTTTTTAATCAACGCCATCAGCGGCATGGTACGCTTTGGGATGGCCGTTACAGCTGTTGCCCCGTCGAACCTAATGCCTATTTTTTATTAACGAAAAAATATGTCGAATGCCATTGTGTTGATGATTTGGGCCATCATAGTTTCGCCGGCGAGCCAGCTTCACGGGTTACTCCTCATGACGAGTATTTACGCTTGGGTGATAGCGCATCCCAACGGCTAACTGTTTATCAACGTTTTTGTCTGGGCAGGATAGGACCGGCGTTAATTACCCGTATTGAATCCGCTTTAACGCAAAACTGCTTACTTGCGACGGCGACCTATACTCAAACGCTTGAGCAGAAATACCAGCGAAATCTACGCCCACGGAAAATTGGTCGGCCAAAAAAGTACGAACATAATCCACTGGAAAGCTGGGAATGGCTGGGGAAGAAGGCCGGTTATCTGCTGCATCAGTACTGTTACCGTGAAATAAGAATCCCACTGCTGGAACAGCAAAATGAAAATACAGGCCACTCCTTTTCCGGCGAGTCTGACGCGTTATGTTTCAGTCATCAGGCACTATTGCGCGGTGATGGTACGATGGGATGTTTACGGTTGTTATCGCAACATCAGAGTTTACAAACGGAAACCCGTGTCTGGTATCAGGGCGCAATGTTCCGGCGCCAACATCAGCAAAATATAAATCAATTTCACCAGTTAGGTGTGGAAGCATTTGGCTATTCCGGCATTGGTATTGAAATTGAACTTATTTCTCTACAGTTTGATTTTTTTAAATCACTGCAAATACTGCCATTTATTGAATTAAAAATGAATACAATAGGAAGCACTGATGATTTCACGCGTTTTCGTAGCGAGTTGCGGCAATATTTTCTTCCTTACGCTTCTCTGTTTAATCCGCAGCAGCATCGCTGGTTTGCCTCGTCTCCTGAACGTTTGTTAACCGATAACGACATATTGATGCAAAGGCTGGCAGAGAAAGCGCCAAAACTGGATGACGTACTCTCTGCGCACTCACACGAGCGATTCACAAAACTTTGCACTTCCCTGACCGCATTAAATATCCCCTTTATCCACGATAAAAACCTCTTTCCGATTAATGACTACAACGATTTTCTTTTTGAATGGAATACCGATTCGCCACATAACCACGGCGTGCTGTGTCGGGGAGGGCGTTATGATAACAGCGCCAGTAGTCTCATTGGTCACCCGGTATCTGCTTGCGGCTTTGCTTTTATGCTGGAACCTATCATGCAGCTATTAAACAGTACTCAAAGAAGCAAGGGTTGCGGAAAGCAGGTTGATATAGTGCTCATTCCTGAGCAGGAGAGATCTCGGGATATTGCGCTATTGCTGGGACGCAAGTTGCGGCGCAATTTTCCTCACCTGAGTATTCTGAACGATTGTTCTACGCTACGTTTGTCCACCAGACAGAAAAACGCGCAACGCCAGGGGGCCAGATTCATCATTCTGATTGATGGCTGCGAGAATGAAGCCACATTCTGTGATGAAACCAACCATTTCTGGCAGCAGATTCCCCTTAGTGATGTTGTCGCCCACCTTAGTCACGCGCTAATGATGTAAAAAAATCGTGCTGATGTTGTTACGCTTGAATTGTCCGTTTTGTGATCTGCATTGTAGTACAATGTTATTATTTAGTACTACAATTTTGCCAACGGCCTATTCAGATTGCGTGATTTTGTCTCTCAAAGCGGTAATGTGTTGAGCAGTGTCATCTCTACTTGATGAGAAAACAGAACATGGAAAATCTCACTAAAACGGAACGCATTATCCTGACGCTTGGCGAAGAAATTGTATCCGGAAAGTATGTACCGGGTGCAGCTTTGCCCTCTGAAGCGGAGTTGTGCGAACAGTTTGGAACCTCGCGCAACATTATTCGCGAGGTTTTTCGTTCACTGATAGCCAAGCGGTTAATGGAGATGAAACGTTATCGCGGCGCTTTTGTTACTCAGCGTAATCAATGGAACTATCTGGATAGCGACGTACTGCAATGGGCATTAGCCCACGATCATGACCCGCGACTGATTGCGGCAATGAACGAAGTGCGTACGCTGGTTGAGCCCCAAATTGCACGCTGGTCAGCAGAGCGCGCAACGCCCGGAGATTTAGCGCAAATTGAGAACGCCCTGAACGATATGGTGAAAAATCATCTCGATCGTGAGGCCTTTAATCAGGCGGATATTCGCTATCACGAAGCCGTACTGGCATCAGTACACAATCCGGTGTTGCAGCAATTGAGCGTAGCAATCAGTCAGTTACAGCGTGCGGTTTTTGAACGCACCTATATGCCAGATACCGGCAATATGCCGAAGACGCTGGAAGAACATAAAGCTCTGTATGACGCCATCCGTCATCAGGACCCTGATGCTGCAGAGTTAGCAGCACAAAGTATGATTGCCAGCTCAACACAACGGCTCAAGGATATTATGTGACAAGCTATATCGCTATCGACTGGGGCTCAACGAACCTACGGGCCTGGTATTATCAGGATGGAA encodes the following:
- a CDS encoding FadR/GntR family transcriptional regulator produces the protein MENLTKTERIILTLGEEIVSGKYVPGAALPSEAELCEQFGTSRNIIREVFRSLIAKRLMEMKRYRGAFVTQRNQWNYLDSDVLQWALAHDHDPRLIAAMNEVRTLVEPQIARWSAERATPGDLAQIENALNDMVKNHLDREAFNQADIRYHEAVLASVHNPVLQQLSVAISQLQRAVFERTYMPDTGNMPKTLEEHKALYDAIRHQDPDAAELAAQSMIASSTQRLKDIM
- a CDS encoding ATP phosphoribosyltransferase regulatory subunit, which encodes MTRKSRLFVDGIPHLVKLSGHNNGVIFKDENDFRSFFDCIENALTIYAIKLHAYNLSARKILLLLSAPDKERLGRFMQYLSKGYSQVFNQRHQRHGTLWDGRYSCCPVEPNAYFLLTKKYVECHCVDDLGHHSFAGEPASRVTPHDEYLRLGDSASQRLTVYQRFCLGRIGPALITRIESALTQNCLLATATYTQTLEQKYQRNLRPRKIGRPKKYEHNPLESWEWLGKKAGYLLHQYCYREIRIPLLEQQNENTGHSFSGESDALCFSHQALLRGDGTMGCLRLLSQHQSLQTETRVWYQGAMFRRQHQQNINQFHQLGVEAFGYSGIGIEIELISLQFDFFKSLQILPFIELKMNTIGSTDDFTRFRSELRQYFLPYASLFNPQQHRWFASSPERLLTDNDILMQRLAEKAPKLDDVLSAHSHERFTKLCTSLTALNIPFIHDKNLFPINDYNDFLFEWNTDSPHNHGVLCRGGRYDNSASSLIGHPVSACGFAFMLEPIMQLLNSTQRSKGCGKQVDIVLIPEQERSRDIALLLGRKLRRNFPHLSILNDCSTLRLSTRQKNAQRQGARFIILIDGCENEATFCDETNHFWQQIPLSDVVAHLSHALMM
- the hisS gene encoding histidine--tRNA ligase; the protein is MNKIQAIRGMRDVLPDETPIWQWLERKFHHMAFHYGYQEMRLPLLEPVALFERAVGEATDIVSKEMYDFTDKSGEHITLRPEGTSGCMRAVLENNMCYNKSQRLWYQGPMFRYERPQKGRLRQFTQFGVEAFGMSGADVDAELIFMVRDLFEDLGITQNVRLEINSLGTPAERLAHRQQLVQWFTDHKSQLDDDSLKRLAVNPLRILDSKNPEMQAIIEQAPRLLDFLEEESRQHFATLRKLLDEAGIAYRINPRLVRGLDYYSRTVFEWITDDLGSQGTVCGGGRYDGLAELFNGKKLPACGFAIGIERLILLLQVVYGDQNPQWQTHPDVVITSEMDDDGVCAQLLACTLRRDLPSLNILTDCSDAKLKRQHQNALKSGCRYIITVNADKQIRFWNLQDNRQETLIIEEIKKQLLSS